Proteins from a single region of Ziziphus jujuba cultivar Dongzao chromosome 1, ASM3175591v1:
- the LOC107430202 gene encoding disease resistance protein At4g27190 isoform X3 produces the protein MKILHEKREELNSRKEDTEARIRVELLPGRKLKKEVELWLGKVEQINSEIKILQEEVGKGKYFSRSRLGGVVFKKIKEVEQIYQRGVFFDGLVEENPLFGDILPTTTLGGENTSKRKLEEIWACLENDEVRKVGVYGMGGIGKTTALKHINNRLLENQDKFESVIWVTVSKASNVTKLQDAITCKLGLNISKYEDETTRAAKLYAMLSRKKRTVLILDDLWEVYRLEDVGIPEPTLENGCKLVLTTRSLDVCRGMSCIGIQMELLKKEEAQILFLDVVGQDVLHTSLKTIMNEIVEECGCLPLAIVTVAGSLKGTIDEFEWKSALAELKATRRGPNMMGPIFEKLEFSYNRLKDKRLQDCLLYCALYPEDYEIDRNDLIEYLIDEGIIEGMKSRQEAFEKGHSMLNRLENCCLLEGSMDYDKTKHVKMHDLVRDMALQLTSYSPRFLIEAGAGLKEIPEEENWTEDIVRASLMRNNILDIPSDASPKCPELLTLRLNYNILMSISDCFFTHMKCLSVLDLSYTSIKNLPESISDLVSLTALLLRRCEKLKYVPSLANLKALRRLDLSNAGITEVPEGMEMLSNLKYLNLDTRNIQMLPDGILPKLSHLQFLVFRLNASETMKLRGEELASLRKLETFIGRLYDINHFNTFVRAMVRKLTNYILQVGFHGFLEEAIYPYHPRKTVLLTKCTSSEGMLGEYLYLLPNDVEVLQILECHIVKSLCNLASLNNVTKLRKCYIAECDGMEYVLSSSSSCNGSLQSLETLELNGLCNLQGLISRERGASSLILLPPANFSSLQQIAIDSCPKVKELFMLEWLPHLQNLEKIDIQSCEQMEEIISATLDQDAGGTDIIKITLPKLKFLKLWGLPELKSFCSIGKVMVADSLQEISIWKCPKLKRIPFVDNEPCPPSLQSIDVHKQWWESLEWDHPNVKDVLQPLCKFWIHE, from the coding sequence ATGAAAATTCTCCATGAAAAAAGGGAGGAATTAAATAGTCGAAAAGAAGACACAGAAGCTAGAATAAGGGTAGAGCTTCTTCCTGGAAGGAAACTGAAGAAGGAAGTTGAACTTTGGCTTGGAAAGGTAGAACAGATTAACAGTGAAATAAAAATTCTACAAGAAGAGGTCGGGAAAGGGAAATACTTCTCTCGTTCACGCCTTGGAGGAGTTGTTTTCAAGAAGATAAAAGAGGTGGAGCAAATTTACCAAAGAGGTGTTTTCTTCGATGGTTTGGTTGAAGAAAACCCACTATTTGGAGACATATTGCCTACAACAACATTAGGAGGAGAAAACACATCCAAAAGAAAATTGGAAGAAATCTGGGCATGCTTGGAAAATGATGAAGTTAGAAAAGTTGGAGTTTATGGCATGGGTGGAATTGGCAAAACGACTGCCTTAAAACACATCAACAATCGCCTTCTAGAAAATCAAGATAAGTTTGAGAGTGTAATTTGGGTGACTGTGTCAAAGGCTTCCAATGTTACCAAGTTACAAGATGCAATCACATGCAAGTTGGggttaaatatttcaaaatatgaaGATGAAACAACAAGGGCAGCAAAGTtatatgccatgttgagcagaAAGAAGAGAACCGTACTCATTCTTGACGATCTGTGGGAAGTGTATCGTCTTGAAGATGTAGGAATTCCTGAACCTACCTTGGAAAATGGATGCAAATTAGTGTTGACGACTAGGTCTCTTGATGTTTGCCGTGGCATGAGTTGCATAGGTATCCAAATGGAGCTTCTAAAAAAAGAGGAGGCACAAATCTTGTTCTTGGATGTAGTTGGCCAAGATGTTTTACACACAAGTTTGAAAACAATTATGAATgaaattgttgaagaatgtGGTTGTTTACCTCTTGCAATTGTAACAGTAGCAGGAAGTCTAAAAGGCACCATTGATGAATTTGAGTGGAAAAGTGCATTAGCAGAACTGAAGGCAACTAGAAGGGGGCCTAATATGATGGGACCAATATTTGAGAAGTTGGAGTTCAGTTACAATCGTCTGAAGGATAAGAGACTTCAAGATTGTCTGTTATATTGTGCTTTGTACCCTGAAGACTACGAAATTGATAGAAATGATTTGATAGAATACTTGATTGATGAAGGAATAATCGAGGGAATGAAGAGTAGGCAAGAAGCATTTGAAAAAGGCCATTCTATGCTGAATAGACTTGAAAATTGTTGCTTGTTAGAGGGTTCAATGGATTATGACAAGACAAAGCATGTGAAGATGCATGATTTAGTTAGAGACATGGCACTACAACTTACAAGTTATAGCCCTAGATTCTTGATAGAAGCTGGTGCAGGATTGAAAGAAATACCAGAGGAAGAAAATTGGACAGAGGATATTGTAAGGGCTTCTTTGATGCGCAATAATATATTGGATATTCCTTCTGATGCATCGCCAAAATGTCCTGAACTTTTAACTTTGAGGCTAAATTATAACATACTTATGAGCATTTCAGATTGTTTTTTTACGCATATGAAATGCCTAAGTGTTCTAGATCTATCCTATACCTCCATAAAAAATCTACCAGAATCGATCTCTGACTTGGTGAGTCTCACTGCTTTATTGCTTAGAAGATGTGAGAAATTGAAGTATGTGCCATCTTTAGCAAATCTAAAAGCCTTAAGAAGGCTGGACTTGTCAAATGCAGGTATAACTGAAGTACCCGAAGGTATGGAAATGTTGAGTAATTTAAAATACCTCAACCTTGACACAAGGAACATACAAATGTTACCTGATGGCATTTTGCCTAAGCTCTCCCATCTCCAGTTTCTCGTATTTCGTCTTAATGCCTCTGAGACAATGAAACTGAGAGGAGAGGAATTAGCAAGCTTGAGAAAGCTAGAGACTTTTATAGGGAGATTATATGACATCAATCACTTTAATACCTTTGTAAGAGCTATGGTGAGAAAACTCACTAATTATATACTTCAAGTGGGATTCCACGGATTTCTAGAGGAGGCAATATACCCTTATCATCCACGTAAAACTGTACTTTTGACAAAATGCACCTCAAGTGAAGGCATGCTGGGAGAGTACCTGTATTTGCTCCCGAATGATGTTGAGGTCTTACAAATTCTCGAGTGCCACATTGTAAAGAGTTTATGTAATCTTGCATCATTGAACAATGTAACCAAATTGAGGAAATGTTATATTGCAGAGTGTGATGGAATGGAGTAtgtgctttcttcttcttcttcttgcaatggttcTCTTCAAAGCCTTGAAACGTTGGAGTTGAACGGATTATGTAACTTACAGGGACTGATAAGTAGAGAAAGAGGTGCATCATCTTTAATACTACTCCCACCTGCTAATTTTTCATCTCTTCAACAAATTGCAATTGATTCTTGTCCAAAAGTAAAGGAATTGTTCATGCTTGAATGGTTACCGCACCTTCAGAACCTGGAAAAAATTGATATTCAGAGTTGTGAGCAGATGGAGGAAATAATTTCAGCAACATTAGATCAAGACGCAGGAGGAACTGATATCATCAAAATCACTCTCCCTAAATTGAAGTTTTTGAAACTGTGGGGCTTACCGGAGCTAAAGAGCTTTTGCAGCATTGGAAAAGTGATGGTTGCTGATTCTCTGCAAGAAATTTCAATATGGAAATGTCCAAAGCTGAAGAGGATCCCATTTGTTGACAATGAACCATGTCCTCCTTCTCTTCAAAGCATTGATGTACACAAACAGTGGTGGGAATCACTAGAGTGGGACCATCCCAATGTTAAGGATGTCCTCCAGCCTCTCTGTAAGTTTTGGATACACGAGTAA
- the LOC107430202 gene encoding probable disease resistance protein At4g27220 isoform X2: protein MEIVGSIFVELVKQILTPIGKCCKYHRGINRYMKILHEKREELNSRKEDTEARIRVELLPGRKLKKEVELWLGKVEQINSEIKILQEEVGKGKYFSRSRLGGVVFKKIKEVEQIYQRGVFFDGLVEENPLFGDILPTTTLGGENTSKRKLEEIWACLENDEVRKVGVYGMGGIGKTTALKHINNRLLENQDKFESVIWVTVSKASNVTKLQDAITCKLGLNISKYEDETTRAAKLYAMLSRKKRTVLILDDLWEVYRLEDVGIPEPTLENGCKLVLTTRSLDVCRGMSCIGIQMELLKKEEAQILFLDVVGQDVLHTSLKTIMNEIVEECGCLPLAIVTVAGSLKGTIDEFEWKSALAELKATRRGPNMMGPIFEKLEFSYNRLKDKRLQDCLLYCALYPEDYEIDRNDLIEYLIDEGIIEGMKSRQEAFEKGHSMLNRLENCCLLEGSMDYDKTKHVKMHDLVRDMALQLTSYSPRFLIEAGAGLKEIPEEENWTEDIVRASLMRNNILDIPSDASPKCPELLTLRLNYNILMSISDCFFTHMKCLSVLDLSYTSIKNLPESISDLVSLTALLLRRCEKLKYVPSLANLKALRRLDLSNAGITEVPEGMEMLSNLKYLNLDTRNIQMLPDGILPKLSHLQFLVFRLNASETMKLRGEELASLRKLETFIGRLYDINHFNTFVRAMVRKLTNYILQVGFHGFLEEAIYPYHPRKTVLLTKCTSSEGMLGEYLYLLPNDVEVLQILECHIVKSLCNLASLNNVTKLRKCYIAECDGMEYVLSSSSSCNGSLQSLETLELNGLCNLQGLISRERGASSLILLPPANFSSLQQIAIDSCPKVKELFMLEWLPHLQNLEKIDIQSCEQMEEIISATLDQDAGGTDIIKITLPKLKFLKLWGLPELKSFCSIGKVMVADSLQEISIWKCPKLKRIPFVDNEPCPPSLQSIDVHKQWWESLEWDHPNVKDVLQPL from the exons ATGGAGATTGTTGGttcaatatttgttgaacttgtaaAGCAGATATTAACTCCAATCGGTAAATGTTGCAAATATCACAGAGGTATCAATAGATATATGAAAATTCTCCATGAAAAAAGGGAGGAATTAAATAGTCGAAAAGAAGACACAGAAGCTAGAATAAGGGTAGAGCTTCTTCCTGGAAGGAAACTGAAGAAGGAAGTTGAACTTTGGCTTGGAAAGGTAGAACAGATTAACAGTGAAATAAAAATTCTACAAGAAGAGGTCGGGAAAGGGAAATACTTCTCTCGTTCACGCCTTGGAGGAGTTGTTTTCAAGAAGATAAAAGAGGTGGAGCAAATTTACCAAAGAGGTGTTTTCTTCGATGGTTTGGTTGAAGAAAACCCACTATTTGGAGACATATTGCCTACAACAACATTAGGAGGAGAAAACACATCCAAAAGAAAATTGGAAGAAATCTGGGCATGCTTGGAAAATGATGAAGTTAGAAAAGTTGGAGTTTATGGCATGGGTGGAATTGGCAAAACGACTGCCTTAAAACACATCAACAATCGCCTTCTAGAAAATCAAGATAAGTTTGAGAGTGTAATTTGGGTGACTGTGTCAAAGGCTTCCAATGTTACCAAGTTACAAGATGCAATCACATGCAAGTTGGggttaaatatttcaaaatatgaaGATGAAACAACAAGGGCAGCAAAGTtatatgccatgttgagcagaAAGAAGAGAACCGTACTCATTCTTGACGATCTGTGGGAAGTGTATCGTCTTGAAGATGTAGGAATTCCTGAACCTACCTTGGAAAATGGATGCAAATTAGTGTTGACGACTAGGTCTCTTGATGTTTGCCGTGGCATGAGTTGCATAGGTATCCAAATGGAGCTTCTAAAAAAAGAGGAGGCACAAATCTTGTTCTTGGATGTAGTTGGCCAAGATGTTTTACACACAAGTTTGAAAACAATTATGAATgaaattgttgaagaatgtGGTTGTTTACCTCTTGCAATTGTAACAGTAGCAGGAAGTCTAAAAGGCACCATTGATGAATTTGAGTGGAAAAGTGCATTAGCAGAACTGAAGGCAACTAGAAGGGGGCCTAATATGATGGGACCAATATTTGAGAAGTTGGAGTTCAGTTACAATCGTCTGAAGGATAAGAGACTTCAAGATTGTCTGTTATATTGTGCTTTGTACCCTGAAGACTACGAAATTGATAGAAATGATTTGATAGAATACTTGATTGATGAAGGAATAATCGAGGGAATGAAGAGTAGGCAAGAAGCATTTGAAAAAGGCCATTCTATGCTGAATAGACTTGAAAATTGTTGCTTGTTAGAGGGTTCAATGGATTATGACAAGACAAAGCATGTGAAGATGCATGATTTAGTTAGAGACATGGCACTACAACTTACAAGTTATAGCCCTAGATTCTTGATAGAAGCTGGTGCAGGATTGAAAGAAATACCAGAGGAAGAAAATTGGACAGAGGATATTGTAAGGGCTTCTTTGATGCGCAATAATATATTGGATATTCCTTCTGATGCATCGCCAAAATGTCCTGAACTTTTAACTTTGAGGCTAAATTATAACATACTTATGAGCATTTCAGATTGTTTTTTTACGCATATGAAATGCCTAAGTGTTCTAGATCTATCCTATACCTCCATAAAAAATCTACCAGAATCGATCTCTGACTTGGTGAGTCTCACTGCTTTATTGCTTAGAAGATGTGAGAAATTGAAGTATGTGCCATCTTTAGCAAATCTAAAAGCCTTAAGAAGGCTGGACTTGTCAAATGCAGGTATAACTGAAGTACCCGAAGGTATGGAAATGTTGAGTAATTTAAAATACCTCAACCTTGACACAAGGAACATACAAATGTTACCTGATGGCATTTTGCCTAAGCTCTCCCATCTCCAGTTTCTCGTATTTCGTCTTAATGCCTCTGAGACAATGAAACTGAGAGGAGAGGAATTAGCAAGCTTGAGAAAGCTAGAGACTTTTATAGGGAGATTATATGACATCAATCACTTTAATACCTTTGTAAGAGCTATGGTGAGAAAACTCACTAATTATATACTTCAAGTGGGATTCCACGGATTTCTAGAGGAGGCAATATACCCTTATCATCCACGTAAAACTGTACTTTTGACAAAATGCACCTCAAGTGAAGGCATGCTGGGAGAGTACCTGTATTTGCTCCCGAATGATGTTGAGGTCTTACAAATTCTCGAGTGCCACATTGTAAAGAGTTTATGTAATCTTGCATCATTGAACAATGTAACCAAATTGAGGAAATGTTATATTGCAGAGTGTGATGGAATGGAGTAtgtgctttcttcttcttcttcttgcaatggttcTCTTCAAAGCCTTGAAACGTTGGAGTTGAACGGATTATGTAACTTACAGGGACTGATAAGTAGAGAAAGAGGTGCATCATCTTTAATACTACTCCCACCTGCTAATTTTTCATCTCTTCAACAAATTGCAATTGATTCTTGTCCAAAAGTAAAGGAATTGTTCATGCTTGAATGGTTACCGCACCTTCAGAACCTGGAAAAAATTGATATTCAGAGTTGTGAGCAGATGGAGGAAATAATTTCAGCAACATTAGATCAAGACGCAGGAGGAACTGATATCATCAAAATCACTCTCCCTAAATTGAAGTTTTTGAAACTGTGGGGCTTACCGGAGCTAAAGAGCTTTTGCAGCATTGGAAAAGTGATGGTTGCTGATTCTCTGCAAGAAATTTCAATATGGAAATGTCCAAAGCTGAAGAGGATCCCATTTGTTGACAATGAACCATGTCCTCCTTCTCTTCAAAGCATTGATGTACACAAACAGTGGTGGGAATCACTAGAGTGGGACCATCCCAATGTTAAGGATGTCCTCCAGCCTCTCT GA
- the LOC107430314 gene encoding uncharacterized protein LOC107430314, with protein MASLNDSKGSGTFHMTMVSEGSTQSKDGWRVMGNEEKKAALHEEMKRMNQLPANSSYASHRLRVINKVLSLMSLQRTTSQDKELELLFAGLSL; from the exons ATGGCTTCCCTGAATGATTCTAAAGGCAGCGGTACCTTTCACATGACTATGGTGAGTGAAGGTAGTACTCAATCTAAAGATGGGTGGAGGGTAATGGGGAATGAAGAGAAGAAGGCTGCCTTGCATGAGGAAATGAAGAGAATGAATCAACTTCCTGCAAACAGCAGTTATGCTTCTCATCGGCTGCGGGTTATCAATAAAGTTCTGTCACTTATGTCTCTTCAG AGGACTACATCACAGGATAAGGAATTGGAATTGCTTTTTGCTGGGCTGTCTCTTTGA
- the LOC107430202 gene encoding probable disease resistance protein At4g27220 isoform X1 gives MEIVGSIFVELVKQILTPIGKCCKYHRGINRYMKILHEKREELNSRKEDTEARIRVELLPGRKLKKEVELWLGKVEQINSEIKILQEEVGKGKYFSRSRLGGVVFKKIKEVEQIYQRGVFFDGLVEENPLFGDILPTTTLGGENTSKRKLEEIWACLENDEVRKVGVYGMGGIGKTTALKHINNRLLENQDKFESVIWVTVSKASNVTKLQDAITCKLGLNISKYEDETTRAAKLYAMLSRKKRTVLILDDLWEVYRLEDVGIPEPTLENGCKLVLTTRSLDVCRGMSCIGIQMELLKKEEAQILFLDVVGQDVLHTSLKTIMNEIVEECGCLPLAIVTVAGSLKGTIDEFEWKSALAELKATRRGPNMMGPIFEKLEFSYNRLKDKRLQDCLLYCALYPEDYEIDRNDLIEYLIDEGIIEGMKSRQEAFEKGHSMLNRLENCCLLEGSMDYDKTKHVKMHDLVRDMALQLTSYSPRFLIEAGAGLKEIPEEENWTEDIVRASLMRNNILDIPSDASPKCPELLTLRLNYNILMSISDCFFTHMKCLSVLDLSYTSIKNLPESISDLVSLTALLLRRCEKLKYVPSLANLKALRRLDLSNAGITEVPEGMEMLSNLKYLNLDTRNIQMLPDGILPKLSHLQFLVFRLNASETMKLRGEELASLRKLETFIGRLYDINHFNTFVRAMVRKLTNYILQVGFHGFLEEAIYPYHPRKTVLLTKCTSSEGMLGEYLYLLPNDVEVLQILECHIVKSLCNLASLNNVTKLRKCYIAECDGMEYVLSSSSSCNGSLQSLETLELNGLCNLQGLISRERGASSLILLPPANFSSLQQIAIDSCPKVKELFMLEWLPHLQNLEKIDIQSCEQMEEIISATLDQDAGGTDIIKITLPKLKFLKLWGLPELKSFCSIGKVMVADSLQEISIWKCPKLKRIPFVDNEPCPPSLQSIDVHKQWWESLEWDHPNVKDVLQPLCKFWIHE, from the coding sequence ATGGAGATTGTTGGttcaatatttgttgaacttgtaaAGCAGATATTAACTCCAATCGGTAAATGTTGCAAATATCACAGAGGTATCAATAGATATATGAAAATTCTCCATGAAAAAAGGGAGGAATTAAATAGTCGAAAAGAAGACACAGAAGCTAGAATAAGGGTAGAGCTTCTTCCTGGAAGGAAACTGAAGAAGGAAGTTGAACTTTGGCTTGGAAAGGTAGAACAGATTAACAGTGAAATAAAAATTCTACAAGAAGAGGTCGGGAAAGGGAAATACTTCTCTCGTTCACGCCTTGGAGGAGTTGTTTTCAAGAAGATAAAAGAGGTGGAGCAAATTTACCAAAGAGGTGTTTTCTTCGATGGTTTGGTTGAAGAAAACCCACTATTTGGAGACATATTGCCTACAACAACATTAGGAGGAGAAAACACATCCAAAAGAAAATTGGAAGAAATCTGGGCATGCTTGGAAAATGATGAAGTTAGAAAAGTTGGAGTTTATGGCATGGGTGGAATTGGCAAAACGACTGCCTTAAAACACATCAACAATCGCCTTCTAGAAAATCAAGATAAGTTTGAGAGTGTAATTTGGGTGACTGTGTCAAAGGCTTCCAATGTTACCAAGTTACAAGATGCAATCACATGCAAGTTGGggttaaatatttcaaaatatgaaGATGAAACAACAAGGGCAGCAAAGTtatatgccatgttgagcagaAAGAAGAGAACCGTACTCATTCTTGACGATCTGTGGGAAGTGTATCGTCTTGAAGATGTAGGAATTCCTGAACCTACCTTGGAAAATGGATGCAAATTAGTGTTGACGACTAGGTCTCTTGATGTTTGCCGTGGCATGAGTTGCATAGGTATCCAAATGGAGCTTCTAAAAAAAGAGGAGGCACAAATCTTGTTCTTGGATGTAGTTGGCCAAGATGTTTTACACACAAGTTTGAAAACAATTATGAATgaaattgttgaagaatgtGGTTGTTTACCTCTTGCAATTGTAACAGTAGCAGGAAGTCTAAAAGGCACCATTGATGAATTTGAGTGGAAAAGTGCATTAGCAGAACTGAAGGCAACTAGAAGGGGGCCTAATATGATGGGACCAATATTTGAGAAGTTGGAGTTCAGTTACAATCGTCTGAAGGATAAGAGACTTCAAGATTGTCTGTTATATTGTGCTTTGTACCCTGAAGACTACGAAATTGATAGAAATGATTTGATAGAATACTTGATTGATGAAGGAATAATCGAGGGAATGAAGAGTAGGCAAGAAGCATTTGAAAAAGGCCATTCTATGCTGAATAGACTTGAAAATTGTTGCTTGTTAGAGGGTTCAATGGATTATGACAAGACAAAGCATGTGAAGATGCATGATTTAGTTAGAGACATGGCACTACAACTTACAAGTTATAGCCCTAGATTCTTGATAGAAGCTGGTGCAGGATTGAAAGAAATACCAGAGGAAGAAAATTGGACAGAGGATATTGTAAGGGCTTCTTTGATGCGCAATAATATATTGGATATTCCTTCTGATGCATCGCCAAAATGTCCTGAACTTTTAACTTTGAGGCTAAATTATAACATACTTATGAGCATTTCAGATTGTTTTTTTACGCATATGAAATGCCTAAGTGTTCTAGATCTATCCTATACCTCCATAAAAAATCTACCAGAATCGATCTCTGACTTGGTGAGTCTCACTGCTTTATTGCTTAGAAGATGTGAGAAATTGAAGTATGTGCCATCTTTAGCAAATCTAAAAGCCTTAAGAAGGCTGGACTTGTCAAATGCAGGTATAACTGAAGTACCCGAAGGTATGGAAATGTTGAGTAATTTAAAATACCTCAACCTTGACACAAGGAACATACAAATGTTACCTGATGGCATTTTGCCTAAGCTCTCCCATCTCCAGTTTCTCGTATTTCGTCTTAATGCCTCTGAGACAATGAAACTGAGAGGAGAGGAATTAGCAAGCTTGAGAAAGCTAGAGACTTTTATAGGGAGATTATATGACATCAATCACTTTAATACCTTTGTAAGAGCTATGGTGAGAAAACTCACTAATTATATACTTCAAGTGGGATTCCACGGATTTCTAGAGGAGGCAATATACCCTTATCATCCACGTAAAACTGTACTTTTGACAAAATGCACCTCAAGTGAAGGCATGCTGGGAGAGTACCTGTATTTGCTCCCGAATGATGTTGAGGTCTTACAAATTCTCGAGTGCCACATTGTAAAGAGTTTATGTAATCTTGCATCATTGAACAATGTAACCAAATTGAGGAAATGTTATATTGCAGAGTGTGATGGAATGGAGTAtgtgctttcttcttcttcttcttgcaatggttcTCTTCAAAGCCTTGAAACGTTGGAGTTGAACGGATTATGTAACTTACAGGGACTGATAAGTAGAGAAAGAGGTGCATCATCTTTAATACTACTCCCACCTGCTAATTTTTCATCTCTTCAACAAATTGCAATTGATTCTTGTCCAAAAGTAAAGGAATTGTTCATGCTTGAATGGTTACCGCACCTTCAGAACCTGGAAAAAATTGATATTCAGAGTTGTGAGCAGATGGAGGAAATAATTTCAGCAACATTAGATCAAGACGCAGGAGGAACTGATATCATCAAAATCACTCTCCCTAAATTGAAGTTTTTGAAACTGTGGGGCTTACCGGAGCTAAAGAGCTTTTGCAGCATTGGAAAAGTGATGGTTGCTGATTCTCTGCAAGAAATTTCAATATGGAAATGTCCAAAGCTGAAGAGGATCCCATTTGTTGACAATGAACCATGTCCTCCTTCTCTTCAAAGCATTGATGTACACAAACAGTGGTGGGAATCACTAGAGTGGGACCATCCCAATGTTAAGGATGTCCTCCAGCCTCTCTGTAAGTTTTGGATACACGAGTAA